The genomic stretch atatcatacaggtataaattcctttttaattgattgtcAAATTGtctaattaaggtttatacatagtttccatgacagagttcaagataaatcttttcattactactggagctgccagtcaagtcaagtcaagtcacctttatttatatagcactttttacaatgtagattgtgtcaaagcagctttacattgataactggtacattgtttggctgcacagcagctcttaaagaatagtgtcaatgcaggcagatcaaagcactgttgaatatcaaatgtcaagtcaagtgtccccaactaagcaagccagaggcgacagcggcaaggaacccaaactccatcaggtgacattaggtggcagacaaatggcaaattggtgttaaaatggagaaaaaaaccttgggagaaaccaggcttttGCCAGTTTGCCAAGTTCCAAacgattattaaacagcaagcaaaAACTACGCAAAAGCGGCAGCACTCAGTGTCCAAATTCCTGACTTATTTTTGAATAGTGAATGAGGATATAGGGGGCTATTTTGGACACAGCCCTTGTTTAGCTTATTCAGGTGTGTTAGATTAGGGattgagctaaactctgcagaaaaGTTAAccttgagggccagagttgagaaccctAGCCTATATGTTTGTGTCCAAATGGTAATTCTTATTCTGTGAAAAAGGAGAATCTACCATCTAGACACGATCGGCTTACATGATTGAAGTGCCCCAATTCCATTTGTTTTTGGACTACAGATCCTTCTAGTTGAAGATGATGCAACTATAAGGAAGATCACTGCAGCCGCTGACTGGCTTTTGCAGTGTCTTTCTCAAGTAGGAGCCGCAGCGAACATCTCGTCCTTATTGAGAGCATTTAAAGTATACTCAAAGGCAATGCTGCTTCTTCACAACTTAGTGGTGGAAAGAATTCAGGAACTGCGTGACGGTAAACAGCAAGAGCATTTGAGGGCTTCTATAGAAACCCTGAAAAAATGCGTTTCCATGCTGCACACTGCCATGTACACGACCATCAAACATCCACACAGCGAGGAGGCCCAGGGTGCAAAGCAGTACATCCTAAACCAGGTGGATTCAACTGTAAATGACATCATAACCAAACTCAAGAGCAACTGTGAACCATCTGCCACTGGTTCATGTGGATACTACACTGAAATACAGAACAAGATACTAAGACTGCTGTCTGACCCTGCTTCTGTTAAAGATGGTGGTTTTGATGTTATGCTTCGTGACCTGGTGTTCTACAGCATGGCGGTAGCAAACACCTCTCGGAGGGATATTCAGTTTGAGGTTACAGCACACTCCAAGCAAGTTCTTCAGCATTGGTCAGAGATGTCACAACAAATGAAATGCTGTGATGATCAACAGCTTGCAAAATCATCTGCTTCCCTATTGGAGCAAATCCACAAACTTGAAGATGCTGTGGTAAAAGCCACCCACTTGCAAGTAATGAACATATTTGTCACAAGTTCAACTCCCTTGGAACAACTGGTGCACACTGTGAGATATATTTTCCAGGATGGGCAAGATGATGATGAGTTGGATGTGGAAACACTTCGGGTGCAATCGGAATCCTTCAGGGCTCATGCTGACAAAATATCAGAGGTGGCTGGCTTCATCTCAGCTTTAGCGTGTGATGAAAACAGTCTTGAGGGTGTAGAGAACTCGAGGGGATGCATTATGAGACTGAAACAAGCAATTGCAGCACTTCTAGAAAATTTTGAGGAAGACAACGTGCGTTCAAGTGAAGTTCTGGAAAAACTAAAAGAGATGCATCAGAGATGGTCAGAGGAGATGGAGCAGCTCTTGCATGCTTGTAGTAGCATTATAAACGTGAAGGACTTTGTCTGTCTTGCTTTGCATGAGATGGAGAGCAGCTTTAAGGGGTGCATTGAGGCACATAAAGATGAGGATGCACAGTTTCTCACAAAACAGGCAAGCTTGCTCATTGGCCATATGAGCTTGGTAATCCAGCTTGTGAAAAGGCATGTCAGTAAGAGTGACAATCCAATCTACCGTAATGGACTCCTGGTTCTGATAAAACAAGCGGAAGGATCTGCTGCTGAGGTAACAAGCTGTGTCACTGATATATATTCTCATACCAGTCTTAGCAATGAGGCTTTCTCATCGCTTTCTACTAGTGTCTCAACAGCTTTGAAACACTTTGAAATTCTACGTGAAGGACTTGATGGTTTGCAGCATCCACATCTTCTCAGCCCACTGCGGGAGGGGGCCCGCCAGTCTGCTGGTACTCTACCATGTGCTGCGCCCATTTCAGAACATGAAAGATCAACTGCAGATTCTGATAAAACAGAGTCTTCAGTGCGAAGTTCCACTAGTGAAGAAATTCCATGTCAGCTTGAAGATGGTTTGGAGAATCAGGCTGTTCGAACAATAATGGATCATGATGTGCCAATCACAGAAGAAGCATGGATTGCACCTGTTGTGGAATCTAAAGCTGTTGTACAGCTCCATAATTTGGAGTTGTTGCCTCTTTTGTGTGAAGTTGTCTGCATGACCAAAGGTAAAGATGTAGAGGCTCTCAACATGGCTTGCACTGGAGTTCTAGGACTCTCAAACAGCTATGCCCAAGCTACAAGAGAAGCCACCAGTGTCATAGACACAGCTGATAATGAGGAAATGGAAAGTCTGCGGTCCAAACTCGTGTCCTTGACACCCTTGCTAGTTCAGACAGCGCAGGAAACAGCCATGAGTTCAGCCAGGGGCACAGATAGCATTTATAAGCACAGTACGCAATTCTCAGACCTCATAAAAAATGCCCGTAAGATTCTGCTGCCAGTGGCTGGGATGTGGTACCATGCTGTATACTCCATGTTCCAAAACTATGTACCAAATATGCTGGAGTCCATCACACAGGAACTCACCGAGGTCATGTGTTTATGTGCAGATGCCGTGCAACTTGTGACATCAGCAGATATAAAGTTGATGGGTGGGTGTCATGAGAGTATAGGGTCTTTGCAGAGCAAGCTCCAAAAAGCTCAAACCAACACAAAGAATCTCACGGACATAGTGGGTTCAAGACCGACTCGAACTGATGAGATTGATGGTCTCTGCATGCTTTGGGCCTTGTCTGTCCAAGTCCTGTTGAACTCATTGGATAAGATGTTGGGAACAGCTACAACTGATGGTAAGGGCCACCTAATTACACATCAAATGACACCCAAGAAATGGTTGGCAGTAATGTCCGAGAACTCGCTTCGTATACAAGAAGCCGCAAGATTGTCTTCTCTGAACTGTCGAGACAGCTATAAAGTAAAACTTCTAGGAGAGCTACAAGAAGACGTGAAGACTCTTACGGACTCCTACCTACAGGCTGCTGAAGGAGTTAGTACGGTGTCCCTCTCAAGTGTCCTGATTCTGGCGAAGTCAGAGCTGCTTCAGAGACAGCTTCAGACTAAAATGAAAGCACTGTCTTGTCTTTTGAGCAAAGTTAACCAAGATTATCAGACAGCCATTCAAAATACGATTGCTTTGGCATGCTCGGTCCAAGCAAAAGATAGTGACACGGAAACTGAAGATAAACTGGCGCAATTTGAAAGTGCTGCAGAATTGCTTATGCAGAATGTTAAAAGCGCCACAGAGTCCATCCAGGACTGTTTCAACTTCATTAGAGACCCAAAGGAAAGGTCCAATCTGAGATTCATCAATGACCACTTGACATTTCAGATGTCAGACATTGTGAGTAGAGCCAGATTAATAGCAGAGACGCAAACTCTCGGAGACACTCTCACTCTTGATATTCAATCACAGTGCTGGTCAGCAAAGGCGCATTACCTTGTTGAAGAACTCAGTAAAGTAGATGGAATTCTTGTGGTTACAAAGGAACAGATCAAGTGTGCATTGCAGGGCAAAGAGTCTAGTGGATTTGTCATGTCCCAAACACCAATAAGTTTCACACAAAAGGCAACACTACATCCTATATCCACAAGTACTCAAGGTCCTATTAAAAGCAAACCGAGTACCAGTGTCCAACATGTGTCCAATCAGGAACCAAATAAGGTAAGAATCATGTTATCGTAGATGAACATTTTAGAgtctaaaggcccattcacaccaagaacaataactataaagataattaTAATGATTCTGAGGGTATGACCAATTGTTTTTCGtaaatccattttctttaaagtatccttgaaaagggggtttgacttgtcaaacagtggtggatttttctggacctcggcgattaacttctccacaatgtcgtctgccattttaaatgcgtgaGCCCTTAAATTCtaattgattctgattggctgtcagatTTTTAGAAGTATagctttatcgttatctttatagttatcgttcttggtgtgaatgggccttaagcaatgtaaaatattaattatctaCCCCAGGAAGAGACATCCCAGATGAGCCCAAGAGGTCCTGTGTTCACCTTAGTAGATACAACTCTCTCTTACACATCTCTCTTTCTGAAACGGGAGACTGAGAAGTGGGATGACAAGGGTAACCAGATTGTCAAGGTGACGAAAGAAATGGCAGATAAACTCTATCACATGGCCCAGTACCTAAAGAAGAAAGGGCCAATCCAGGTCAGAAACACTTTTAAAGTGTTGTTTTGTAGAAAGGCTATGTTGCCATATTGACACAAGTTTGTTTCACCTGTAGACTAAAGATGCTTTTGTAACATCTGCAAAAGATCTCATCTCAAGTGGCCAGTCGATCACCCGGTTTGTGCGTGTCATAGCGGACCACTGTTTGGACAAGCATTGTACAGATGAGCTCTGTGTTATTGCAGAGCAGATTCTTACCATTTCCAACCAACTTACTATCATTTCTAGGTGAGAAAGCATATTTATCTCCTTGACTCCCAACAATTCTGATTGAAGGTCTTTCTTCCCTACATCACTGACACATTCAATCTTGTTCAAATGACAATATTTccaataaaaaattaaacatgcaaaaatCTCATGTGACCCAAGGGGTGCATGGTGTCTCTCCAGTGTTAATGCAGTTACTCCTGGGTGCAAATCATCAGACGAGATCCTGGTGAAGAACGCACAGAATCTACTCCAGACAGTTATCCAAGGAGTACGAGCTGCAGAGACTGCTTGCATCAGGGTAAGAGAAAAAGCTTTCCCCCAAATAAGATTGTGAGGGGAGCAAAGAAAGGTCAAGGCAAGGCAAAAAGGAAACCACAGCCTGGTGCTCAACACCAGGGAATGAGTAAAAAGTagtggtgtctctcatcttgtATGCTATTTGGCATGATCGTGTTTTTAATCCTTTCTGATCTTACAGGGTTTGAAACAACCTGAGCCAAACTCTGAAGCAGCGAAGGCAGCAGCGTTCTGTTTCCAGTGGAAAAAGAGTCTCCTTATCCACCGAGCTCAAGAACAGCTCAACCCTGAAACTGATGATTTGGGCCTACGTAGGACTTCCCAGCATTCAGCGGCTCCCAGCCTCGCTCCACCCATCAATGTGTTAGATAATTACAAATGAgtaaacacaaaataaagggTCTTAATTTTTGCccaacttttgtttttattctgttGTTATTGTATAGTGGGAAACAGTCAATGAGCTCTATCactttcatttataattttttttagcctTTCACaccaatgtaaaaaaaaaaaaaaaagcacaagagACTGCACACAATGTGCTTTATGACaattttctcaaaaatatttaatcagaGGCCATAAAAATAACACTAATACGTGAGCAATGCATGCCTAAAATGTGCACAatgcaaatacattttcaatatcACATCATCATAGTCAAAATTGCATGACTGATCacatttataaatcatttacTGTAatacttctaaaaaaaaaaaaaaatgaacatatacaTGTAGAAGTTAAACAAAGTGTAGAAAAAGGACATATGAACTTATAAAATATGAACTTGCATTCCTAATATgctaaatataacaaatacaaGCATATACTCCGATCAGGCattacattatgaccaccttcctaatattgtgttggtcccccttttgctgctaaaacagcaaaatatgaacttgaaaatatgaaatatgaaccTGACCCGTCGAAGCAtggacccctgaaggtgtgctgtggtatctgacaccaagatgttagcagcagatcctttaagtcctgtaagttgcgaggtggagcctccatggatcggacttgtttgttcagcacatcccacagatgctccattggattgagatctggggaatttggaggtcaagtcaacacctcaaactcgttgttctGATCGGTGTATGCGTTCAATAATTTTGAGGATTTTAATCTTACATTAGCaatgtctttttttgtgttctttttcaACATTGCCtaattttttatattgaaaGTCTGAATCACACATTTTTGGTGACAGACTACAGCAAGCATGGTAAATGATTTAGAAGTGCAGGTATGCAATTTGTACTgagcatttttatttcatggcatctgaataaacatttttaatttttatctcaaaattaaCTATAAAGCAAAACGAATAAAATCCATTAGGCAGAAGGCTTCAACAATGACTGAAGTCAACACTGGCATCAGAAtcacaattcatttttatttgacacaatgaattttaaaaaaaaaagaggaaagtGACTGTTGTGTTTAAATTCCCTTACTAACATTTCAGTCAATGGTAAAAGAACACAAAAGCGATTCAGAATTTTCTGTGGAAAAACATAcataaacaaatacaataaaattatctacacacacaaaaaaaaaacaaccaatgacaataaaaaagatgaaaaatgcCTCGTGTTAAAAAGGAAACCATTTACAATAGAGATTCTCTGAAAGTAATCTCATACATTAACCATTTTCCTCACCAAAATCACAACTGCCAACTTTGATGGAAAAGCACATTTGAGATAAATGAGACATAGAAGTCCTGCTATattacaatgtttatatatgctTTGTATGTAGTAATGTGATAAATACTGTGGGAATTTagcaaaaatgtatatttttaatagatttaTGTATTACACAGTACTACAAATATGAATACTATAAGCCACACATCCCTTTTAACCTTCTCTAGCGACAGAACCATTGTATCACTGATATTACACTCTGATTACCAAAGTGTCCATATACCAGATataatttttacttaaaatgcttcttgagcaaaTAAAGTCTTTGTCGTGACAGTCTAATGAATGCACAAGGGCCAAAAGAAAAATATCTCTGCTTAGACCATGATGCAGCAGTGGAGAATATATGtacaaacaaatataaataaatagaaaagcTTCATATACATGCAGGGTGAATACAAAGAACAGATGTACAGATACAGTATACATGAGCTATATTCAGTGTAAGTGTGTTTACTGACAGAACGGAGAGGCTGTAGGGTCAAAGGTTTTAAAGACATCCCTCAGGGGCCTGTCTTTCTTCTTACTGTCTTTGTCCTCCTCATCCTCTTGCGGCGTCCCACCGGCAGAGCCCACGGGTCTGTTCTGCCGCGGGTCAGTGTAAGCAGGCCGTATCAGTCCTGCTAGTGCCTGGATGGGCAAGTTGTGCACAGCGGGAGCTGCCGCCCGGACTGGCGAGCACGGAGACGCTGGCATTACGGTAGGCACAGGAGGAGGGTTTGGCGTACAGCCACTTGTGTTGCTCTCAGAGTCATCAACTGgacttttttcatctttttccaTCTCTGTTCCCTGTGGTGGGGAGCTTTGGAGCTTCGGAGGAGGCTTTAGGATACTCGACTTTTTAGGGTGCTCCTCGCTTTCACGTTTCGGGGAGAGTAAGCTGTGATTGCGCGGATCGTATAAACTGATCCCGCCTAACAGTGTGGTTGGGCTCTCAAGACCCGCACCTATGGAAGATGCCAGACGGGGAGCATATGGGGGCAACTTCTCCGAATCGGGCTTAGCGGAAGCGGCAACAGGTTGGTTTGAGGATCCACGCTGTAGCCGTGGATCTCCTCCTCCAGACGGACTCTCCCTCACACCTGGTAGCTTGGAGTCCAGGCTGCCAGATCGGCTGATTCTGGGATCAAGAGTCTTGTGAGTACGTGGGTCCAAGGGCTTGTCCGGAAGGTGGTGGCGAGAATCTACCGTCCTACCGGGAGGGCTGCCGAGTCGACCAACACCCTCCTTGAAGCGGGCGGCTGCGAGACGTGGATCAGGAGGAGACAGAGTTGCTGATGGAGGGTGATCCGGTGGAGAGGAAAGGCTACGGTTTAGTTGAGCATCTGCTATTAAAGGTGGGAGCGGCAGGTTTATGGAGTGCTCCTGTTTGGGAACCAACAGAGGAATGAGGTCCTCTGGAGCCCAAACCACGGTTTGAGCAAAGGCCGGACGCTGGAGGAGAATATCCACCCGGATGTGACTGAACTGCTTGATCTGACAGCGGGGGTCTCGAAGCGTGGCTCCAGGACTGGGATCCAATGGGATCAAGGCTGCTCTTTCCCTTAGCTCTCTCTCAAACTCCTCATCATCCTCTCCAGCGGGCGGTTTGTGGGACGTGGAGGGGTTTGGGTGGCGATGAGGATCAGGTTTGGAGGCATCCATAGGTTTCATCTTGCGTGGGTCTCTGGCCATCCTGGGATCCCCGACACCATCTCCAGCGTCTTTCCTGGGGTCTGGGGGTCGCTGACGTGGGTCAGCTTTTACTCGAGGATCGCCGGGCAAAGATCGCTCCTTCTGGAGTCTAGGGTCGGCTGGTGCCATGATAGGCTGgtttttcaacatttcattctGCTTCTTTAGAGAATTAAGGATGGCTGTTACACTACTGCCCTCTTCCTCGTCACTGGAGTACCAATTAGGGGTTTCATCTAATGAACAGAAATTATATTAGAATATAAACCGGAACCAAGAACTCATATTTTAAACC from Ctenopharyngodon idella isolate HZGC_01 chromosome 13, HZGC01, whole genome shotgun sequence encodes the following:
- the LOC127524793 gene encoding uncharacterized protein LOC127524793 — protein: MTKGKDVEALNMACTGVLGLSNSYAQATREATSVIDTADNEEMESLRSKLVSLTPLLVQTAQETAMSSARGTDSIYKHSTQFSDLIKNARKILLPVAGMWYHAVYSMFQNYVPNMLESITQELTEVMCLCADAVQLVTSADIKLMGGCHESIGSLQSKLQKAQTNTKNLTDIVGSRPTRTDEIDGLCMLWALSVQVLLNSLDKMLGTATTDGKGHLITHQMTPKKWLAVMSENSLRIQEAARLSSLNCRDSYKVKLLGELQEDVKTLTDSYLQAAEGVSTVSLSSVLILAKSELLQRQLQTKMKALSCLLSKVNQDYQTAIQNTIALACSVQAKDSDTETEDKLAQFESAAELLMQNVKSATESIQDCFNFIRDPKERSNLRFINDHLTFQMSDIVSRARLIAETQTLGDTLTLDIQSQCWSAKAHYLVEELSKVDGILVVTKEQIKCALQGKESSGFVMSQTPISFTQKATLHPISTSTQGPIKSKPSTSVQHVSNQEPNKEETSQMSPRGPVFTLVDTTLSYTSLFLKRETEKWDDKGNQIVKVTKEMADKLYHMAQYLKKKGPIQTKDAFVTSAKDLISSGQSITRFVRVIADHCLDKHCTDELCVIAEQILTISNQLTIISRGAWCLSSVNAVTPGCKSSDEILVKNAQNLLQTVIQGVRAAETACIRGLKQPEPNSEAAKAAAFCFQWKKSLLIHRAQEQLNPETDDLGLRRTSQHSAAPSLAPPINVLDNYK